Genomic window (Alnus glutinosa chromosome 9, dhAlnGlut1.1, whole genome shotgun sequence):
acatatttatcttagcatttgcattcctacaaaagacttataagtaattaccttttaattgataactaaaacaatgagtaaagtgatgtaaaaatatacacatttttaatattggaaaaaggactgatgtatatatcatcttctttgtatatatttgttacagaaaaggagctaagaaactacaccaaggagagtaagtatggatgtacttactgaggaatgattctatgtttcattaggactgtgtggtgtgtgtttattgcatgtgttgttcatgcattgcatgttgtgtccaattaatataacggctgatgagatagccatcaacaagctgatgtagtagcaagtggaaggaagcctagtcagtggatccagagggttcatagtgacccagggtgagtccaaagtcctaatatataactaatgctgggaccggtaggatttcagtgcaaacaggtagactttaagtgtgaggcaaaggacatgaacgggtttggatacctaagaacgagaggtctgaagaaagatgatcataaaacaccaaactaaatggttactacgatgcacattcatacaaccttttcatttgtattatttatgaactgttattaatctgatggtaacttagatatgaaaatggatgactcacttgtttgtctatgtaaatatgataacgtcatatttgcatagttactgatgcagatctggagaacgaagacatggacccatatgccagttttgatggtttttgaaaccatcaacgaactattatgtgctagtttagaaattactagttgtgcttatgtgtgatttgttttatggtatgtaaatatttataacgatgtcatgtttggcatgttttatgttatatgcttatgtgccgtctgtggcactaattttgatgcacctagtgtgcatatggcatgtaaagataaacctatgtaacttttaataaacgtatcgaggtatttcagtcagctctaatgtgttatgctatcaattcctaagtctttagaagaaaaaaatatatattccgctacaagagtttatctctgatgtagtaatgtcacgtggaaaccggaggtttctgcttacgaatttgcaggctcaaattcgtggcgttacagtatggtatcagagcagttcgcTCAGGTGACCATTGGAATTGACCTACCTAGAAACTAGAGCATAACCAAGAGCTACTcttaataaaagattttataaacCACATAAAAGATTTCTTTTGAACAATGTAGTGTTGAGTCGGGaataatagtaaataaataattttagaacTGTAGAAGCATCAGTTTTGTTTAATATGCTATGTAcccaaagtaaaataaaaacttttgtgtGCAATATCTCTTTGTAAGAATTAGAGAATGATAGGCTTATAATGCTAATCAATATGTAtctatgtgattaaatgtattgtgtagtatttaagttaattattattttggtgattAACTTGATACGATGATATAGAATTATGGCACCTCAACGTTACCCCGTTCGTAATGAAAACTACGGAAACCATCGTCATGGCAACCTTGATGACGAAttcccacctccacctccaccatttaATGATGGAGTGAATCCGACCTTAGCTCAATTTATGGCTGAAACTACTAGGTAGTTTGCCGAAGTAGTGGCAAGAATTCCACAGCCTACCGGCCGATTGGAACAGGTAGGTTGCTCTCTACGCGATTTTGCTGGCCAGCAATTTCTTCTATTTGATGGAACACAGGGACCTTTAGTAGCTGAAGCCTGGATTACGGATATCCAGCTATTGCATGAGACGCTGGGCTGTACTGATGAGCAAAAGGTTAGGTATACAAGACTAAGGATAACTGATGAAGCTGCAAGATggtggaagtctaagaaaggACTCTTAGGAATAGAGTTGGGACGTGGAGTTGCTATCCCTTGGGATAGGTTTGTAGAAGAATTCAATGGGCGCTTCTTTCCGAGGGCACAAAGGCAGATGCGGGCCATCGAATTCCAGAATCTGGTACAAGGCGCTATGACGGTAGAGCAATATTCCTCTAAGTTTATTGAACTAGCAAGGTTTGGCCTCAACCTAATCCTGgatgaagaatcaaaggcaGAACGTTTCGAAAATGGCCTTAATCCTCGTATTAAGGAAAGAGTCATGTGCCACGAAATCAGAGGCTTTGTCAAACTGGTCGATATAGCATCAGTTGCTGAAAGGGGAATGCGCGAATCATCTGCCGCTTACGAACTAAAGAGGCGAGCAGCGTCGCAGGTGACATACCCATCCAAACGACCTGCACTTAGTACTGGAAGCAGACCGGTTGAGAAGAGGAATTTCCCTCTTACAGCAGGGAATCAGACGCTTACATGCCACAAGTGCGGGAAGGTGCATGCTAGAGGGTGCATGGCAAATGAACCAAACTGCTTCAggtgtggtcaatttggccactTCAAGAGGAATTGTCCACTGGATACCCCAAGAGGATCCCGACCCCCAGGAAGCAACTTCCCACCAAGGCGACCTGCCCAAGCGAGGGTGTATACCTTAACTCCGGTTGAggtagacgaagaagaagaatgaggtGTTAAAGATGTTGTGACAGGTACCATATTTTTGTTTGGTATCCTTGCGtgtactctttttgattcagGAGTTACACATTCATTCATTTCTAAAGCATACATTAAATTACATCACGTTAGCACACGACCTTTAGTACAAAATCTTACGGTTGAAACCCCTGGAGGAAAGAAAGTCGTATGGGATAAAATGGTAGAGAATTgtccaatcaatataaaaggaaaaaacctacccatcaatctatcagtgtttaaatctctaggatatgatgtaatcctaggcatggactggttatcaaagtattatgcgAGTATAAACTGTAGAGAGAAGGTAGTTGTTTTTCAATTACCAGGTgttgaaagatttaaattcaACGGATCTTGTACGCGAGCTACTCCACCGCTACTCTCCGCAATACAAGCTACAAGGAATATTCGACAAGGAGCATCAGCATTCTTAGCATATGTGACGGCGAAACCCGAAGCTGAGCATAAGTTGGAAGATATTCCAGTCGCGTGCGATTACCCAGACGTGTTTGCTGAAGCTGCGACAGGATTGCCACCTGATCGTGAGATTGATTTTACCATTGACTTAATCCCAGGAACCCAACCCATTCACAAAGCACCTTATCGCATGGCGCCTGTCGAGTTAAAAGAGCTGAAGGAACAACTCCAAGAActtttggacagaggattcatacGCCCAAGCGTATCACCGTGGGGAGCACCGGTATTGTTTGtcaagaagaaagatgggacTATGCAGCTATGCATAGACTACCGGGAGCTGAACCGCATtaccataaagaataaatatcctcTACCAAGAATTGAAGACTTGTTCGACCAATTAAAAGAAGCCAAAGTATTCTCGAAAATCGACCTTCGATCGGAATACCATCAACTTAAGgtaaaagaagaagatgtgCAAAAGACAGCGATCCGAACAAGGTATGGTCATTACGAATTCCGAGTCATGCCTTTTGGGGTGACTAACGCACCGTCGGTATTTATGGATCTAATGAATCGTGTTTTCCATATGTACCTCGATTTGTTCGTAGTTgtgtttattgatgatattttaatttactcaACTAATCATCAAGAGCACGGGAACATCTGAAAACAGTACTAAATGTTCTAAGGGGAAAGCAATTATTTGCTAAACTCAAGAAGTGCAAATTTTGGATGGAGAAAGTTTCATTCTTAGGGCACgttatctcaaaagatggaatagCAGCTGATCCTAGCAAAGTTGAGGATGTCGTCAACTGGGAGCGACCAACCAACATCCATGAAATTGCAGCTTTCTTGGATTGGCAGGTTACTACCGAAGATTCGTAGAAGATTTTTCCAATCTTTCCGGCCCTTTGACCGCCCTCACTAAGAAGAACGCTCATTTTCAATGGAACGATAAGTGCGAAGCAAGCTTTCAAGAGCTGAAAAAGAGGTTAGTAACTGCACCTGTCCTTGTACTGCCaagagagtctgagaaattcgtATTTTTTAGTGATGCCTCTCTTAAAGGACTAGGGTGCGTACTTATGCAGTAAGATAAAGTTTTAGCTTACGCCTCTAGACAGTTGAAAGGCCACGAGAGAAACTATCCCACTCATGACCTTGAACTAGCTGCTgtagtttttgctttaaaaatttggagacATTATCTTTTTCGTGAGAAGGTAGAAATTTATACTGATCATCAAAGTCTAAAATATGTCTTCTCGCAAAAAGAATTGAACATGAGGCAGCGTAGGTGGTTAGAATTGTTAAAAGACTACGACTGCTATATTCTATACCATCCAAGGAAAGCAAATGTAGTTGCAGACGCTTTGAGTAGGAAATTGCAGAGTGCATCAACAAACTCAATGCCTACCCTTAATCCACTTGCCAAGCAATTGGGAATGATCCAGCTAGATGTGGCGCCAAGCATGAAGGATGCCGTACTAGTAGCTCTTATTATCCGTCCATTAACTGCTGACAGAATTAAGATTGCTCAGGAGAACGACCTAGGGTTGCAACAACTGATGGAGAAGACGAGCCAGGGTAAAGCTCCAGGTTTCTATTTCACGGAAGATGACCTTTTAAGAACAGGTGATGCCATAACTGTTGTACCCAATGATGCAAAATTGAGAAGGGACATACTCAACGAAGCATATAAGACTAGGTACACCATACATCCGGGAAGCACGAAAATGTACCAGGATTTGAAAAAGGGATTTTGGTGGTAGGGAATGAAGCGTGATATCGCAAAATATGTAGCGCAATGCCCCACTTGTCAGCAAGTAAAGGCAGAACACCAAAAACCAGCCGGTCCACTCCAACCTCTCAACGTGCCAGAATGGAAATGGGATCAAATTGCAATGGACTTCGTCGTAGGTTTGTCAAAAACACTCAATAGGCAAGATGCTATTTGGGTCGTTATTGACAGACTTACGAAAAGTGCTCATTTCATCCCTATCAAAATTACCAACCTGTTCCTAAGCTGGCAGaattatatataagagagaTTGTCAGACTGCATGGAATACCTGCTTCTATTGTATCTGACCGTGATGCGCGATTCACCTCTCGTTTTTGGCAATGTTTACAAGATGCAATGGGGACAAAGCTAACTCTTAGCATGGCATACCATCCTCAAACTGATGGCCAATCGGAAAGAACCACTCAAATTTTGGAAGATATGTTGAGACTTTGCGTGATGGACTTTAAAGGTAAATGGATTCAATATTTACCGTTAGTTGAGTTTGCCTATAACAATAGTTTTCAAGCAACTATTGGAATGGCTCCATACGAAGCGCTTTATGGACGGAAATGCAGATCACCactatattgggatgaagttgggGAAAGACAGCTAGTAGGACCGGAGATAATCCAGGATACTAAAGACAAGATTACCCTAATTCGAAAACGGATGCTAGCTGCACAAAGTCGCCAAAAGAGTTATGCTGATACACGACGACGCAAGCTAGAATTCGAAGTTGGTGACCAAGTATTCTTGAAGGTATCACCAATGAAGGGAGTCATGCGGTTCGGTAAAAAGGGAAAGCTAAGTCCAAGGTATGTCGGTCCCTTTTTAGTGATGGAGGTCGTAGGTCCGGTCACCTATAGAGTCGAATTACCATCTAACCTAGCCGGTGTACACGACGTATTCCACGTTTCCACGCTGCGAAAATACGTACATGACCCATTACACGTAATCGACTTTGAACCTTTATAGGTTCAAGCAGATTTGAAATATGGAGAGAagctggtgcagatcttggATCAGAAAGTGCAACAACTGAGGACAAAGACAATACCACTAGTAAAAGTTCTATGGCAGAACCATGAAGTAGAAGAAGCGTCTTGGAAGTTAGAACAAGAGATAAGAAGCAAATACCCATACCTATTCCCGTGAGCCACTTTGAAATAGGTATGTTTAATACTTTCGTGATTTATGACGtagtatttataattaaataacttttacagtagtaattgtgttta
Coding sequences:
- the LOC133876796 gene encoding uncharacterized protein LOC133876796; protein product: MAPQRYPVRNENYGNHRHGNLDDEFPPPPPPFNDGGPLVAEAWITDIQLLHETLGCTDEQKVRYTRLRITDEAARWWKSKKGLLGIELGRGVAIPWDRFVEEFNGRFFPRAQRQMRAIEFQNLVQGAMTVEQYSSKFIELARFGLNLILDEESKAERFENGLNPRIKERVMCHEIRGFVKLVDIASVAERGMRESSAAYELKRRAASQVTYPSKRPALSTGSRPVEKRNFPLTAGNQTLTCHKCGKVHARGCMANEPNCFRCGQFGHFKRNCPLDTPRGSRPPGSNFPPRRPAQARVYTLTPVEVDEEEE